Proteins from one Streptomyces sp. NBC_00289 genomic window:
- a CDS encoding M18 family aminopeptidase — MSAPSRFDRGLTDDLMSYLAASPTPYHAVANAAERLEKAGFRQVLETDAWDGSTGGKYVLRGGAIVAWYVPEGADPHTPFRIVGAHTDSPNLRVKPLPDTGAHGWRQIAVEIYGGPLLNSWLDRDLGLAGRLTLRDGATRLVNVDRPLLRVPQLAIHLDRSVTAEGLKLDKQRHLQPVWGLGPVRDGDLISFLEEESGLAAGQVTGWDLMVHSVERPAYLGRDAELVAGPRMDNLLSVQAGVAALSAVAAADSGLSYIPVLAAFDHEENGSQSDTGADGPLLGGVLERSVFARGGSYEDRARAFAGTVCLSSDTGHAVHPNYAERHDPTHHPRVNGGPILKVNVNNRYATDGSGRAVFAAACEKADVPFQSFVSNNSMPCGTTIGPITAARHGIKTVDIGVAILSMHSARELCGADDPHLLANALVAFLEG, encoded by the coding sequence ATGAGCGCACCCTCCCGCTTCGACCGCGGCCTCACCGATGACCTCATGTCCTATCTGGCGGCCAGCCCGACGCCCTACCACGCGGTGGCGAACGCCGCCGAGCGGCTGGAGAAGGCAGGCTTCCGGCAGGTCCTGGAGACGGACGCGTGGGACGGGTCGACCGGCGGCAAGTACGTGCTGCGCGGCGGTGCGATCGTGGCCTGGTACGTCCCCGAGGGCGCCGACCCGCACACGCCGTTCCGGATCGTCGGCGCGCACACGGACTCGCCCAACCTGCGGGTCAAACCGCTGCCGGACACCGGGGCGCACGGCTGGCGCCAGATCGCCGTGGAGATCTACGGCGGTCCGCTGCTGAACTCGTGGCTCGACCGCGACCTGGGCCTGGCGGGCCGGCTGACCCTCCGGGACGGTGCGACCCGGCTGGTGAACGTGGACCGGCCGCTGCTGCGCGTGCCGCAACTCGCCATCCACCTGGACCGGTCGGTGACCGCCGAGGGCCTCAAGCTGGACAAGCAGCGGCACCTCCAGCCCGTGTGGGGGCTCGGCCCGGTGCGCGACGGCGACCTGATCTCCTTCCTGGAGGAGGAGAGCGGACTCGCGGCGGGCCAGGTCACCGGCTGGGACCTGATGGTCCACTCCGTGGAACGGCCCGCCTACCTGGGCCGCGACGCGGAGCTGGTCGCCGGGCCGCGCATGGACAACCTGCTGTCCGTACAGGCCGGCGTGGCCGCGCTGAGCGCCGTCGCGGCCGCGGACTCCGGGCTGTCGTACATCCCGGTGCTGGCCGCCTTCGACCACGAGGAGAACGGTTCGCAGTCGGACACGGGCGCGGACGGGCCGCTGCTCGGCGGTGTGCTGGAGCGTTCGGTGTTCGCGCGCGGCGGGTCCTACGAGGACCGGGCGAGAGCCTTCGCCGGCACCGTCTGTCTCTCCTCCGACACCGGCCACGCCGTGCACCCCAACTACGCGGAACGGCACGACCCGACCCACCACCCGCGGGTCAACGGCGGCCCCATCCTCAAGGTCAACGTCAACAACCGCTACGCGACCGACGGTTCGGGCCGGGCGGTGTTCGCCGCCGCCTGCGAGAAGGCGGACGTGCCCTTCCAGTCCTTCGTCTCCAACAACTCCATGCCCTGCGGCACGACGATCGGCCCGATCACCGCGGCCCGGCACGGCATCAAGACCGTGGACATCGGCGTGGCCATCCTGTCGATGCACAGCGCGCGGGAGTTGTGCGGCGCCGACGACCCCCACCTGCTGGCGAACGCGCTCGTGGCGTTTCTGGAGGGATAG